Below is a window of Edaphobacter bradus DNA.
GGGATGTCGCCGGAGCTGGCGATTGCGATGCTGGCGTGTGCGCGGATCGGCGCGATGCATTCGGTGATCTTCGGCGGGTTTGCCTCGCATGCGATTGTGGACCGCGTGAATGACTCTCAGTGCGTGGCAGTGCTGACGCAGAGTGTGAGCTACCGCAGGGGCGGGGAGATCAAGCTGAAGGCGACTGTGGATGAGGCGCTGGTGAAGTGTCCTTCGGTGAAGCATGTCGTGGTGTACCAGCGCGACGCGAAGACGGTTCAGATGACGGCTGGCCGCGATGTGTGGTGGCACGAGGAGATGGCCAAGGCCGCCCCGGAGTGCGCTCCGGAGTGGATGGATGCGGAGGACCCCCTGTATCTGCTGTACACGTCAGGGACGACGGGCAAGCCGAAGGGCCTGGTGCATACGACGGGCGGCTATGCGGTGCAGACGTATCTCACGAGCAAGTATGTCTTCGATCTGCAGGAGGACGATGTCTACTGGTGCACGGCAGACGTCGGGTGGGTGACCGGGCACAGCTACGTGGTGTACGGGCCTCTGCAGAATGGCGCGACCGTTCTGATGTACGAGGGCGCGCCGAACTGGCCGGAGTGCGACCGGTTCTGGAAGATCATCGATTCGCATAAGGTGACGGTGTTCTATACGGCTCCGACGGCGATACGGGCGTTTACGAAGTGGGGAGTGGAGTGGGTGCGGAAGTACTCGCTGGCTTCGCTGCGGCTGCTGGGAACGGTGGGCGAGCCGATCAATCCCGAGGCGTGGATGTGGTTTCATCGCGAGATCGGCAGGGAGCGGTGTCCGATTGTCGATACCTACTGGCAGACGGAGACTGGGGCGATCATGATCGCTCCGGTGCCGGGTGCCGTGGCGACGAAGCCGGGTTCGGCGACGCGGCCGTTCTTTGGGATTGTCGCCGAGGTGGTGACGCGAGAGGGCGAACCTGTGCCGGATGGACAAGGCGGATTACTGGTCTTCCGCAAGCCGTGGCCCTCAATGGCGCGGACGATCTATGGCGACGAAGAGCGGTACGAGACGGCTTACTGGAGCGAGATTCCCGGAAGCTACTTTACCGGCGACGGCGCGCGGCGCGATAAGGACGGCTACTACTGGCTGATGGGCCGCGTGGACGATGTACTGAACGTGAGCGGGCACAGGCTGGGCACGATGGAGGTGGAGTCGGCGCTGGTGGCGCATCCGAAGGTGGCAGAGGCGGCGGTTGTAGGCAGGCCGGATGAGATGAAGGGGCAGGCGATCTGCGCTTTTGTGACGCTGGAGCATGGCCACGAGGTAAGCGAGGAACTTAAGCAGGAGATAAGGCAGTGGGTCTCCAAGGAGATCGGCGCGCTGGCCCGTCCGGATGATGTGCGGTTCACCGATGCTCTGCCGAAGACGCGGAGCGGGAAGATCATGCGGCGTCTGCTGCGCGAGCTTGCGACGACGGGCGAGGTGAAGGGTGATACGACTACGCTTGAGGACTTTGCAGTGATTGCGAAGCTGCGAGAGAACGACGAGTAAGTGCCTCGCAGAATCTAACGCAGATTCGTGGTGGGCTTGGTGGGTAGAGTGAAGTGGAAGGTCGTGCCCTGGCCTTCGGTGCTGGTGGCCCAGATGCGCCCGCCGTGCTGAGTGATGATGCTGCGGCAGATGGCGAGGCCGAGGCCGGTGCCTCCGAGGGCACGGGAGTCGGAGGCGTCGCCCTGCTGGAAGCGGTCGAAGATGTGTTCGAGCTTGTCGGCGGGGATGCCGGGTCCCTGGTCGCGGACTTCGATGAGGGCTTCGCTCTCGTCGAGGTTGCGGGCGGTCAGGTGGATCTCACCGCCGGGGGGCGAGAACTTGATCGCATTCGAGATTAGGTTATTGAGCGTCTGGAGGATGCGGTCCGGGTCGGCCCATACCGTGACTCCATGAGCTGCGAAGAAGATGCGCGTGACAGGGCGCGAGCCGCGCGCCTGCTGCAGGCTGGCGGCGCGGCGGAGCAGGTCTTCGGCGCTCGACATGGTGCGATGCAGCTCGCTCTTGCCGCTGGAGATGCGCTCGAGGTCGAGGATGTCGTTGACGAGGTGGACAAGGCGATCTGTATTGTTGATCGCGATGCCGAGCATCTGCTGGGTCTTCTCTGGACGGCCGGTGAGGGCGTTGCCGGAGAGCAGGCCGAGGGCGCCGCGGAGCGAGGTCAGCGGCGTACGGAGCTCGTGCGAGACGGTGGAGATGAACTCGTCCTTCATGCGGTCGAGTGCGCGGCGCTCGGTGGTGTCGGTGAATGCGACGACGACGCCGACTGCGCGGCTGCTGCCCCCGGGGCCGTGGGTGTCGATGAGCGGTCGCGCGACGTACTCGACAGGGAAGCTGGTGCCATCCTTGCGCCAGAAGACCTCGTCGGAGGCGCGGACGGTGGATAGCGTGGCGAGGCTCTTGCCGATGGGTGAATCTTCCGATGGGTATGTTGAGCCGTCTGCGCGCTTGTTGTGAATGAGGTCGTGCATGACACAGCCAAGCATCTCATGCGGCTTGTAGCCGAGCATCTGCGCGGCGGCGGCGTTGACGACGGTGACTTTGCCCTCGAGGTCGATGCAGTAGATGCCGTCGCCGACGGACTCGAGGATGGAGTCGGACTGGTGGGTGAGCGAGCGGAGGCGGCCTTCTGCGCGGACCTGCTCGCTGATATCGACGCCGAAGCCGAGGACGTAGGGAGTGCGGCCGGGCGTGGTGATGAGCTTGTTGCGGTAAGCGATGACGCGGGTCTCGCCATCGGTGTGCAGGAGGTGAAGCAGACCCTGGGCCTCGCCGGTCTCGCTGATCTTCTTGTAGTAATCGGGGAGCTTGCCCCGGCGCTCGGGGGCGATGAACTCGGCGAGCGAGTGGCCGACAACGTCGTCGACGGAGCGGCCTATGGTCTCGGCACCGTGCGCGTTGAGGGTGAGGATGTTTCCTTTGAGGTCATGCGTGCAGACCAAGCCGAGCGAGCCCTCGACGAGCTGGCGGTAGCGGGCTTCGCTCTCGCGCAGGGTAGATTCTGCGACGCGCTGGCTGGTGACGTCGATGCCGGTGGCGATGATGAAGGCTACCTGCCCCTGGGAGTCGCGCAGCGCAGTGGCGGACCAGGCGATGCGGCGGAGACTGCCGTCACGGTTGAGCCACTGGTTTTCGAAGGTAGCGGGGAAGGCTCCGGAGCGGAGTTTCTCGAAGGTCTCGATGGCCTCGGGGATCTCATGGCGGGGGATGAGGCGGTCCCAGGTGTAGCGGCCGACGAGCGTGGCGAAGTCGTAGCCGGAGGCAGTCTCGCAGGCGCGGTTGAAGCGGACGATGCGGCCGGCAGTGTCGAAGACGGCGACGAGCGCGCCGACCGTGTCGAGCACGGCGGAGACGAAGTTGCGCTCAACCGTGAGGGCGGACTCGACGCGCTGGCGGGCGCGGGCGGCGCGGTCCATCTGGCGGATGCGTCCGTTGAGTTCAAGGCGCGTGATGACCTGGCGCGCGAGGATACTGAGCGCGGAGGATTGCGCGGACGTGAGGCGGCGCGACGGCTGATCGATGACTGCGATGGTGCCGATGTTGACACCAGCCGGCGTAGAGAGCGGCGCGGCGGCGTAGAAGCGGTACGGGCGCTTGTCGAGGAAGATGCCGTCGGGGGCGAAGTCGGGATTGAGGCGGGCATCGGCGACCTCGTAGACAGTGTCGCCGAGAATGGTGGTCTCGCAGGGCAGTGTGCCAAGGGAGAGCTCAGTGGAGTTTATCCCGATGTGGGACTTGAGCCAGAGACGGTCCGTTCCGACGAGAACAATCAGCGCGATGGGTGCTCCGCAGAGCTGAGCGGCCAGGCGGGCGATGTCGTCCAGAACCGGATCCTGCCCAGTGTTCAGTACCTCGTACTGGGCCAGGGCTTCATTCCGGAGGGCTTCGTCTTTGACCAGGAGAGCATTCATTTTTTCCGCTTTTTAATGGTAGGGATGCATGCAAGATTCTGCACTGCTACTTTTGGTGTAGCGATATGGCTAAGGCTTTGGAACTACACAGCATTCGCCCGCTGAAGGAGGCTCTTCGGCGCTGGCGTCGAGAGCGACTTTCCATGTTCCGTCAGGCAACTTTTTCCAGACAGTGAAGTAACGCCCGGTGATGGTGACGGGTTGTCCGTTCTTGTCCCTGGAGTGGCCCTCGTAGTGGCCCCAGGTGAAGCCCATGTCGTTGGAGGGCCCCATCTGCGCACCCTGCGGTGTCCAGGTGAGTTGGTAGACGTTCGGGTCCCACTGGGCCTGAGCGGCGATGGCGGCG
It encodes the following:
- a CDS encoding PAS domain S-box protein, with the protein product MNALLVKDEALRNEALAQYEVLNTGQDPVLDDIARLAAQLCGAPIALIVLVGTDRLWLKSHIGINSTELSLGTLPCETTILGDTVYEVADARLNPDFAPDGIFLDKRPYRFYAAAPLSTPAGVNIGTIAVIDQPSRRLTSAQSSALSILARQVITRLELNGRIRQMDRAARARQRVESALTVERNFVSAVLDTVGALVAVFDTAGRIVRFNRACETASGYDFATLVGRYTWDRLIPRHEIPEAIETFEKLRSGAFPATFENQWLNRDGSLRRIAWSATALRDSQGQVAFIIATGIDVTSQRVAESTLRESEARYRQLVEGSLGLVCTHDLKGNILTLNAHGAETIGRSVDDVVGHSLAEFIAPERRGKLPDYYKKISETGEAQGLLHLLHTDGETRVIAYRNKLITTPGRTPYVLGFGVDISEQVRAEGRLRSLTHQSDSILESVGDGIYCIDLEGKVTVVNAAAAQMLGYKPHEMLGCVMHDLIHNKRADGSTYPSEDSPIGKSLATLSTVRASDEVFWRKDGTSFPVEYVARPLIDTHGPGGSSRAVGVVVAFTDTTERRALDRMKDEFISTVSHELRTPLTSLRGALGLLSGNALTGRPEKTQQMLGIAINNTDRLVHLVNDILDLERISSGKSELHRTMSSAEDLLRRAASLQQARGSRPVTRIFFAAHGVTVWADPDRILQTLNNLISNAIKFSPPGGEIHLTARNLDESEALIEVRDQGPGIPADKLEHIFDRFQQGDASDSRALGGTGLGLAICRSIITQHGGRIWATSTEGQGTTFHFTLPTKPTTNLR
- a CDS encoding YybH family protein is translated as MLCALAISLSAQTVPGATSASSLDTLAQAPPVAISPLTQPTLSPGVILLMELEGRFAKDVAASGGKAFSSWFADDAVTLNNGRPAVLGRAAIAAQAQWDPNVYQLTWTPQGAQMGPSNDMGFTWGHYEGHSRDKNGQPVTITGRYFTVWKKLPDGTWKVALDASAEEPPSAGECCVVPKP
- the acs gene encoding acetate--CoA ligase gives rise to the protein MVEGQNLDSSLRENRTFGPPAAFAARAHVKSLAEYEAMYRRSVEQPEEFWAEAARELEWFERWTRVLEPGRDGSGLGAKWFVGGKLNLSYNCVDRHAKGARKDKVALLWEGEPGEIRKLTYGELHEQVQRFANVLKGLGIKKGDRVAIYMGMSPELAIAMLACARIGAMHSVIFGGFASHAIVDRVNDSQCVAVLTQSVSYRRGGEIKLKATVDEALVKCPSVKHVVVYQRDAKTVQMTAGRDVWWHEEMAKAAPECAPEWMDAEDPLYLLYTSGTTGKPKGLVHTTGGYAVQTYLTSKYVFDLQEDDVYWCTADVGWVTGHSYVVYGPLQNGATVLMYEGAPNWPECDRFWKIIDSHKVTVFYTAPTAIRAFTKWGVEWVRKYSLASLRLLGTVGEPINPEAWMWFHREIGRERCPIVDTYWQTETGAIMIAPVPGAVATKPGSATRPFFGIVAEVVTREGEPVPDGQGGLLVFRKPWPSMARTIYGDEERYETAYWSEIPGSYFTGDGARRDKDGYYWLMGRVDDVLNVSGHRLGTMEVESALVAHPKVAEAAVVGRPDEMKGQAICAFVTLEHGHEVSEELKQEIRQWVSKEIGALARPDDVRFTDALPKTRSGKIMRRLLRELATTGEVKGDTTTLEDFAVIAKLRENDE